In Aspergillus chevalieri M1 DNA, chromosome 7, nearly complete sequence, the sequence AACGCTATTTGCCCTGGGTAAGTTATCGTCCTATAAAAGTGACCCAAAGCTAAGAGGCAGCTATGTCGACACACCGATTATCGCCGACGCCATCCGACTTGGGGCTCTGCAGGCGGAATTTGACCGGACGCCGATGAGGAGACCATCCTCGGTGGAGGAGGTTGCAGATTCAATCTCATTTCTGGCATCCCCTATGAGTAGTTATATGTGCGGTGCTGCGTTGGTGATGGATGGGGGGTATACAATTTAGCACACCACATCTAGTGTTATCAGAAATTAAATGGTAAATACTGCTTAGACAAACATGATATCAAATTCAAATTCATCAGCAAGGTCTTGCCAATGGATATCTACCCCCGTAGACACCCGCCGTTCCCATACAATCCTGACAAATTCCCGAAGCCGATCGATATTTTTAATCCCATGCCTGCGCTTCCGATCAAAGCAGTTCAACATTCGAGCCTGCAGGTCCGGTTGATCACACTCTGCCGCAACCACGAAACTAGCCCAGTTATACGCACTCCCACACGCGCTCCCCTGTGCCTCTACAGCCTCAAGATCCTGGACAGCCTTTTCAACCAGGTCCCGAACATCAGCCACGCATGCTCCCTTTAATGTCCGACGGAAATAAATGACCGTAGCATAGTAAAAGGAATTAAGCGCATGCTGGACAACCTCCGACTTGTGTGTATCGGCCGATACCCGCGGAAAATTCAGATAAAGTCGCAACTCCAACTGATCCAACTCCGCCGGAGAAACACGACTCCTGACCTCCTTAATATCATTGACATCTGCCAGAAACTCCACAAGGTTTCTAGTGACCCCATGCGCCCGCTCAAGATAACAATCACGTTCTTGCGGATCTACCCCCCGGAACAACGCGACCAACTCCCGGGGAACTCTGAGCCTGCACAGGGTCGACAAACTAAGACAGCTCTGTATTAGCGGTGTGGCTGTTGAGCTGCGGATCCAACTCCGGGAGATTTCTCGCTCCAGTAAACCCAGCACGCCGACGACGTGAGCCCTCCATCTGCCTTTCCGGCCGGACATGGCCTCGCCCGTGATGCACGTCAGTGCCGCGGCGAGGGTTGGCTCGTCTAGCCGTCCGCCGTGCAAGAGGTGTCGTCGGAGTAAACGTAAGGCGTGCTGATCATGTCGCACCGCTGAGGAATGATATCTCGCATCGTTGCGAAGGTATGAGAGACTAAACGCCGATGCAGCGCATATAGCGTGGAAGACGGCAAGATGGGCAGGTGACGAGGTGTCAAGGCCTTGGAGGGCCAGTGGCATGAAAACGGTGCGGCAggggttgtctggtgtgtcGATAAGAAGCATGTTCTggctgaggaagatgacCCAATGGTGGATGAGTTCGGTTTCTGGGAGAGCTGTTGAAGTAATTGGTTGTTCGATGGTGTATCCCGTGTCACTTGGTGATTCATCTCGGTAAAGCAGATATGGCgtggtggttgttgtcgATACTGCTGGCGATTGAGTGGTAGCCACAGACGGTTGACTGATCTCGTTTGCTATAACGTCCTCTTCTCCGGTCTTTAATCCGTCAACCTGCATACCATCGCCACCTATCCCAGTTTCGCTGCCAGTCCCTTGACTACTCTCACCAGGCCTCTGCAATCCAACCCCAAAAACCGAAAAGggtcctctcctctcctcccctccccatcctccAGAAGATAAAGACCATTGATCCAACCCCTCAAAAATACTCTCCAACATCTCTGCCGACAGCACTTCACCTACCCGCCCCCTCTCTATCCCAATCTCAGTCCTAGTTGAGATAATCTCCCGTCGCGGGACACCCCCTAGTGTAAGTGGACAATTACCACGCGCGCTGTCATTTCCCCTCCCTATCCCAAAAGCATTCCCAGAAGCATAATCATGATTCCAAGTTAACTTCACACTATATCCCCGGCATTCGCGCCCGCCACGCTGACACCGCAGACAATGCGGTTTGTGTTCATCGCATTTGACGCGGCGGGTGCGGCAAGTCCAGCAGCCGGTGAAAGTTTtggttcttttctttttttgttttggTTTTGGAATTTGCGCATTTTGGTGTTGAGTTGGCGGTTTAAATGTGTATGTAGACATCATATTGCTACAATGCAGGATACTCAATGCAGGCTCGGTTGTATGTGGCCTGGAATTGTAGACAGTAGTACTCGGACCGAGGCGGAATAGTGATATTCATAACTGACAATTATACATTCTTAGTAAGAATTAATGCAGAAAGAGATATTAAAAAAATGAGTCCATATTTCATTTGTATTTGCTTTGTTCTAAAATATTggcattattattattgagTTGCAACATATCGTTCCTTTTTAAACCATCCCATGCTTGCCTTTGGCGTCTGAATGAATAACTTTTGACCACGTGGATAGTATTGCGAAGTCAAAAATCGGATAGATTAGACTGAATGGATAACTATATCAGCATGATGCTTGTATATTTGAACCTCTGGAAGGAATCGGGCCCTAAATTGAATGATAAAATGTTTAAGCAATTAGATCTTATCAAGTCCATACCCACATGAACCTGCTGGAAAGCGAAGTAGGCGTCGCATCCTGGAATCGGCACTTTGCTCAAGGAACATGCAAATCGCAACACATTCCGCCCTGATCCTCCCCTCCACCCACGGCTGCCATTGCGATAAAAGACACATAAGTCCCATCCAATGCGCCAGGATGATGAGAGCAGGTGGATCCCTGGCTTTCAGAAGAGTCAGAAAGCTACACTCCAATCGGCCCATGAATGAAGCACACAGAGCCGAGTTACGGCTGTTCTTCTCCAGTCCCATAAGCGTCGTTAGAGTACGAAGAGGGGCATAATAAAGACTGTTCCTTTCCGTCGTGGAATTATCAATCTCGCAGACATCCGCCAAATCCGGATCAAGACCAACGCGTCCCTGTTGAGTTCTCTGGTCGTGGAGCTGGCATTCTTCCTTGCTGACTTCATTGAATGCGGCAGCCCAGATGCTGCCAGGTAAATATGGAGCGGTAAGAGATAAGATGAGCCGAAGCCCGCTCTGTAGACAAAGCCAGTTAAGGTCTTTTGGCCTCTTTGTGAGAACCCAAGAATCCGTAGGTACGAAACGCTCTGGGCAGACTGTCATGGAGCCCATCAACATGCAAGTAGATAGTAGGCCATCGACACTATCCTTGCGGACCGGCATGAATAGTGCTTCTTGGTATTTTTGGATAGCGTGCTGCCAGAAAAGCGACTCGGCAAAGGTTCGTTCTTTTAAAGGAGACATACGATTAAGATGCATCATGCCAACTCCAAGAACAGTGTACATCAAGTGGCTATTCTTGAAATTTACCGTTAGAAAACTGACTAGGCAATGATAAGAGCCCCCTGGTCTACTCACAGAAAACGACACGCGTATCATATCT encodes:
- a CDS encoding uncharacterized protein (COG:S;~EggNog:ENOG410PNWF;~InterPro:IPR021858;~PFAM:PF11951); this encodes MLESIFEGLDQWSLSSGGWGGEERRGPFSVFGVGLQRPGESSQGTGSETGIGGDGMQVDGLKTGEEDVIANEISQPSVATTQSPAVSTTTTTPYLLYRDESPSDTGYTIEQPITSTALPETELIHHWVIFLSQNMLLIDTPDNPCRTVFMPLALQGLDTSSPAHLAVFHAICAASAFSLSYLRNDARYHSSAVRHDQHALRLLRRHLLHGGRLDEPTLAAALTCITGEAMSGRKGRWRAHVVGVLGLLEREISRSWIRSSTATPLIQSCLSLSTLCRLRVPRELVALFRGVDPQERDCYLERAHGVTRNLVEFLADVNDIKEVRSRVSPAELDQLELRLYLNFPRVSADTHKSEVVQHALNSFYYATVIYFRRTLKGACVADVRDLVEKAVQDLEAVEAQGSACGSAYNWASFVVAAECDQPDLQARMLNCFDRKRRHGIKNIDRLREFVRIVWERRVSTGVDIHWQDLADEFEFDIMFV
- a CDS encoding Zn(II)2Cys6 transcription factor domain-containing protein (COG:K;~EggNog:ENOG410PUCF;~InterPro:IPR036864,IPR001138;~PFAM:PF00172;~go_function: GO:0000981 - DNA-binding transcription factor activity, RNA polymerase II-specific [Evidence IEA];~go_function: GO:0008270 - zinc ion binding [Evidence IEA];~go_process: GO:0006355 - regulation of transcription, DNA-templated [Evidence IEA]), with amino-acid sequence MPMSSEDSPSERMLTNVRCLQTMFQISMPQQKQSSPVYHARRSHKKSRKGCLTCKERRVKCDEQKPYCQQCQRRSISCRFLSKTSPSREICVDKKPGSSDMNITLFPPPSESVTKRIEETLILDPKWNHFVLRNQDYARSISTVAFQHFINCSTETVAHPAIRDVMKTDMIRVSFSNSHLMYTVLGVGMMHLNRMSPLKERTFAESLFWQHAIQKYQEALFMPVRKDSVDGLLSTCMLMGSMTVCPERFVPTDSWVLTKRPKDLNWLCLQSGLRLILSLTAPYLPGSIWAAAFNEVSKEECQLHDQRTQQGRVGLDPDLADVCEIDNSTTERNSLYYAPLRTLTTLMGLEKNSRNSALCASFMGRLECSFLTLLKARDPPALIILAHWMGLMCLLSQWQPWVEGRIRAECVAICMFLEQSADSRMRRLLRFPAGSCGYGLDKI